Below is a genomic region from Scyliorhinus canicula chromosome 5, sScyCan1.1, whole genome shotgun sequence.
GAGAATGTTAGTTTGTCTCTGGGAAAACACAACCTTCTATTGTTGCCATATTACATTGTTGTTAGCCAATGGCATTGTTAATAGTATAACTACAGAATATTCAATTAATTTATAAACATTGGGCACGATCTATCCAAATTAAGAGTCTCGTAGTGAGCacatttagccaggtgtttcctggcactcatcGTGCCAACACCACGCTTTTGAATGCTCATTCGGGtagatatggggcctcagcggggaactccggccgcacttagtcccggtTTGTGCAGAGGAGCTCCACTCTCCAGAGCGCCTCAGTGGAGATCGggacgctatttttaaatggcatcacaATCTCTCGGCCCCCTGACACAACTCCCAACTCACCTAAAAGGGGGTCCACAGATCCTCCCCTGCACAAGGCACTCCCAGACCTTATTCCCGTTGCAGGAAAAATGTCAgtttggcacccaggtggcactgccagggtgccaggctagcacctcagatccccttggagacccccatgagtgccattctgtctggttccCATTTGCAGAGACCAGCATTGAACAGAGCTctccctctaatatgcagatttgccaaaaagtgatccagccataatgggctggattcataTTGCGACGTCTCACAAGATCACGTTAGATTTCGGGAGGCGCGGTGAgtggggtagatcccggaagaggcatCTGCCAGCAGCGTTGCGCCGCACTGCTTTTTGGGTGTAACGCAGCCGGTAGATCACACCATCATTCTTCACCACCAGGACTCCTATTAAAAACAGAAACATCCTCTCCTACACTTCAGTTAATTCTAGATTAATCACTGACAAATCTTAATCTattatctttgtatcattggaaCTGCTTTATCATTAAAGTCTCAGAGTCCTTCACTGTAATTCCATAATTTGTTCATTTGTAATTGTGCCGAATTCGCTTTTTATGCAGTACGATTGTTGAAGACTCCGACTCTGGTACATCTCTCCTCACCTGCAAAAGACATCAATATCCCTTCTTTGATGACACCTTTAGCTTTCTTCAAAATATTTCTCTCAACTCCTGCTTAGTTATCATTCTCCCCTGCAAATTACCTTGGGGATGTTTCGTAACATTAAAAATGTGCCATGATTTCAAAAAGCATTATAGCAGACATTAATGATTTGAACACTTTACAGATAGAACAGCAACAAGAAAATCAGATTTGAAAAATGTGCTGCAATTAATTGAATAGTGGCTAATAAAGATCTCTCCTTCTCACACTGATTTACCACTGAACAGTTATAGATTTGCATTTAAGTCAAACTCTAATTGTTCTATAATGTACAAGACATATTTGAACATTTTCATTCCAAAAAGCTTCTATTTTCCATTATTTTCTGTTCCACTGAAGTTATTAAAGGGAAAAGAAAACAATTTGGTAAGCAAAACAAAATTCATCAATTTTAATTCACGGGAAAAGCTACTTTTTGATTACACATAACAATTGCACCATGTGAATAAAAAAGGTTTCTAAATTGCTATCACAGCCTAGAATTTTAAGCATGTAAAATTAGCATTTCATGAGAAAGTTCTAAAATCATAATCTGAACAAAAGGCCCACTAACCCCTAGTCAATAACCTCCTCGTGAAGCTGCCAACTGATGTTGAATTATTGGCAGCTTGTGCAATGGACAATGCCCACAAGGGACTGAGGCAAAACATCCCAGATAATTTAATCAATTTCCTTACATGTACCAGAGAAGTGATACAAATCCAGGCTTCAGCATTGAAATTAATCCATTAAACAACTTTACCACTCTTGTTATACTAGAGATTTTAAAGTAATTCCtaagaatttatttattttcaaaggAAAATTACATAGTATTCAAAAAAAAGTCAATATTTCCAGCTATTGTAGGGATAAATTTCACAAGACAATTAATTGCAAATTGTCATTTGGTAGTACTGATCTTGGggggtattgctgaaaaaaacacGTCGAAGCTTTGCACCTTAGAACCACAGAATAACTACAGtgcaggagtccatttggcccattgagtctgcaccgaccctctgaaagagcacccgacccaggcccattcccccgccctatccccataatcccaggtAACATACGCATCCTTGGGCACGAAGGGGCaagtcagcatggccaatccacattacctgtacatctctgggctgtgggaggaaaccagaacacccagaggaaacccacgtagacgcggaaagtgcaaactccacacaatcacccaaaggCATGGTATTGAACCCGGTCTCTGGCCACCACTAAATTTCACTCATCAGGATCAGATACGTTGGCCGTATGTCACAAAGACTGGTGGATCGTATCAAACAGTATGTCCCAGCTGCTGTTCATAACAGGCAAGGTACCAATCATACCCAAGCAGCCCGTGCTGCAAAATGGGTCCAACATTAGATGCGTTTGTGTGATTGGACAAcacttgctaaataatcctcagtgtgctaaatATTAGACTGATAACTAATTTAAGACTGTCAGTTGGGCTCACTATGTGGCATACTTACATGCACTGTTATATTTGCTACATATTTTGATGCACAGGGCTCTGAAAGACAGAAAGAATATGTACACACATTGTGCCCTTTTCAGTTAAATAAATAAGTGATCGGCATTCGCTgactcattcctcagggcaatgccttgaccaatcagggttaagctgcctggtttgaatttccaACAATAGTTGGCAGTTAACTATCAGTcaacatcaactggtgcattctccatggcaattccTCTATCAATCAGcgtccacttgtcaaccaatcagcactctcttatcATACAGTACAAATTGTTTTCTCCTTATATATTGGTATTCTTGCTGAGAGTCTTGATgcgtgcaagacgaaaagcttcgacATGCCTCTATTTTTAGCAACACAATTAGTTTCCTCAGATATTGACAATCTGAGGTATGACGGACCTGATCGCACCCACTCCCAAAAAATGTGAGTACTTCGGATTTTAAAATGAAGCATAACAACAAGACTGGAAGTTAAGCACTCCTTCTTTTGATAATCTCCCACTTAAAtatgtgctttttaaaataaataaagctgGTAGAAATGGAGTTGGCATAAATCATGAAAAGCCCCTTAAAATGTATATAATCTTGGAAATCAGGAAAAGTGGTTTATGCTACTGTTCACTTCCTGTCCTCTTTAGGTTACAAGGCATCATTCTTTTAGAAAAAGGACAATCAATCAGCGTGCTCTCAGGTATCAACTACCCACAGGATGACCACTGGAACACCGCTACCTATCCAAGATCCAAGTGCagctgaataataataattgcttattgtcacgggaaggcttcaatgaagttactgtgaaaagcccctagtcgccatattccgccgcctgtttgggcaggctggtacgggaattgaaaccgcgatgctggcattgttctgcattataagccagctatttagtccactgtgctaaaccagccccttattgctCCTGTCTGCCTATACCTATTCATTTCCATGATCATTCTGAAATTTCTTATACTTCATTCAACATTTCAAGCACTGTTTAGTAAAGCAACATACATTACAAAAATGTAAACAATAATGACAATAACAATATTCCTTTAAGGACGTTTCTCTTATATTTACAAAAACAACTGTATGGTTTCTGGAGGATCGACATCTTGCACAACTGCAGCTGTTGATCCTATCCAAAAGAAGCAACTTGTGCAGCACTGTCTCCAGAAAATGTACAGAAGCCGCCTGATAAGATAGATCTGACTGCAAGTTATATCTCTCACTTCTTGATTTAAAGGCCATTTGAGGGACAGAAGTTACTGAAATAAGATTTCAATGTTGTCTTGAAACAGGGTTAGGAAATCTCACAGGCTGTTGTGAGGGAAGAAAATATTATCAAAACTTCTATGCAAGAATCAAAGATATTAAAGGGGCTCATGGCATATTTCAACTTCTCATGCAATTCAAGTTATTAATGGTTAAGCAATAAACGTGAGATCCATGAGTTTCAAAGGATGAGTTGGCTCTTTCCCTTCCACAACACCCTTCACTTCCCAATTCTAGAGCAGCTTGGTCAGGCTTTGACAAAAGTGACATGTAGCCCTTCAGAAATGGCCACATCGCCCATTTCTATGTTACATCGCATGTTATTATGTCAGTCTTTTGCACCaccataaaatgttaaaaaccaaCTCTAGAAATTAGAAAATTGTTAATTGGACTAATTCATAATTAGAAAATTGTATTGTTAATTGgttaacacttttttaaaaactgtcatttctcatttaatctctcacAATCTTCAAAAACTATTACACAACTAACACATACAGCAACAGCAGTTCACTTGCTCCAAGAAAATAAGCAAAGCTCATTTTCAATTTCAGAGTTACTCCATGACTGACTTGCTTTCAAAACCATGAAAACTTGATTTGATTAGCAACTGCTGTTAAAATGGCAGAAAACACAAAACTATAGTCTACAACATAAATACAACATCATTCTTAAAAGGTTTTAAGATTCATTATACTTGAATTATTCCAGAAAATGtctttcatttcaatttcatagTATGCAATGAGTTAGATCCAAATATTGGAGTGGCACAAATTTATTTCACCTCAGTTTAATAACCCAGTAAAGTACAAAGAATACAAAAAATGCAAATAGCATCAAGTAGCATATCAATTTTGTTTGGCTCCCACGAGATAAGTGTTTGAGTCTACCCATGGTTGCTCCCAATAGTCCACCTGTGGATTCAAATCCTGTATCCTGTGAAAACAGCATATAAACTGTTAAATAACCAGTGAAACATTATGCTATAATGCACACAGAACATGATGTATGTTTTTTAACACAAGGCTGTTGGACGCTTTACCATCAAAATGCATTTGATTGAAAAAAAATTGCTACATTTCCCACAATTTAAAAAAGCAAGGATCTGGAAGAACCTAACATCATTCCAACAGCTTTGATTAACAAATAGTTTGtatcaattcatctgccttaagAGCCTCCTGCTTCTTGTCTCAAAACAATTTTGCCACAGGAATTTCTGATTTTATATTTCTATCCCAAACCATCCATTTTCAGTTACAACGATGCAATTCTTGCTgcctctgtacttttcactcatcAGGCTCATCTTTCTTTACATAACCTCACTACTTTAGCAGCACAGGGCCTGAATTTATTTTGATTGGCTTACCCACAAGAGATGCAATTTACGACTTGCAAGCTTAATCTAGTTTCCACATGTTTTTGTATAAACGAAAGTAGACTGGTGAATATCCATCTGCAAAATGTGCTGTACAATTATTTTACTATTACTATTGACAGGGTAGCCATGATGTGACATTCCTTGATAAACATTAACAAATTTCTTGGAAAATCTGACAGTACAATcccttcctgtgataatgaaatCTTGGTGCTGCTATAGGCCATCATAGTAAACATGTATGCCCATCTTTCCTCTTGTGCCAAATGGAAGATTACTGTCAAATGTTATTGGGCCTTGGCCAGTTGATGTAGTTGGAAACCCCGCTGCCATCCAAAAGGGTACATTCACTCAAGATACATTCATCAAGGACAGCTTGAGAGAGCATGCAATACATACCATTTCATCCAAGAGTTTATTATGGTATTTAACTTCAGTTCCAATATCAATGGAAAGCTGTTTGAGAGAAGGGAATGGGGACAATCAGTAAGTGTTTAACAGCCCAcaatagataaaagcaaattactatggatgctggaatctgaaacaaaaacataaaatactgaacaatttcAGCGGGTCtgacaccatctgtggagagagaagatggAGCTAACGTTGaatctggatgactttgtcaaagaaaTTCAACAACATATAATTGTCTTTTTCCATAGAAGGGGTAACAATTTAATAATTTCTTTGTCCATTATTGTTTGAATTATATCACACAGTTCAAACACAATAAACATATGTGCATGCTTGGAGATATAAATATAAATCACAAACAGTGCAATTCCTAAAACCAAAATACAGCTGCAACCAGAGACTGAACATTTTTTAAAGATGATTCATTAGCTTTTACAGGTAAATCTTGCGCAAAGGTTAGCATCAAGTACAGGAAATAGAAAACAAAAATCATAGCAGAGGATACTTTGCAAAGGATTGTATAGGATAGATGGCACATAAACAGACCATATGGCCCAACCAGTCCCTGCTCAAGCCTTCGCCCATCTTGCCTCATCTGAATCTACCATCGTGGAtatcattcccctctcccacataTGGTTGTCTAACTTCCCTGAAAATGCATCTATATTATTCACTTTTCAATCACTGCCAGAGGTACACATTCTCCATATTCTCTCCACACTTTAGTTGAAGAAGTGTTTTCCGAATTCTCTGTTGGATTTCTTGATGActatattatagaacatagaatagaacatagaacaatacagcacagtacaggcccttaagcccacgatgttgtgccgaccatttatcctaatctaagatcaacctaacctacaccccttcaatttactgctgtccatgtgcctgtctaagaatcgcttaaatgtccctaatgactctgactccaccacctctgctggcagtgcataccacacacccaccactctctgtgtaaagaacctacctctgacatctaccctataccttcctccaatcaccttaaaattatgtctgctcgtgacagccatttccaccctggggaaaagtctctggctatccactctatccatgcctctcatcaccttgtacacctctatcaagtcacctctctgccttcttcgctccagtgagaaaagccctagctccctcaacttttcttcataagacatgccctccagtccaggcagcatcctgtaccctctgtaccctctccaaagcatccacatatttcctgtaatgaggcgaccagaactggacacaatattccaagtgtggccgaactagagttttataaagctgcagcaaaacctagaggctcttaaactcaatctccctgttaataaaagccaacactccatatgccttctttacaaccctatcaatctgggtggcaactttgagggatctatgtacgtggaccccaagatccctctgttcatccacccttccaagaatcctgcctttaaccctgtattcagcattcaaattcgaccttccaaaatgaatcacttcacatttatattGATGATATATTCACTAAGATTGAGGCAAGACACTGAAAGAGACGATTTCCTAGTTCACAATTACTAACAAAATCACAAATTTGTTGTATTCAAGTTGTTGATTTTGTTACAAATGCCACAGAAATTTTACTCCATTTCTTCAGACAGCATCTGGCCTGTGTAAAAGAGCTCTATTTTCCAGCAATAATCGTACTCACTGAGTATATTTAAAGCAAAGATTGAAAGATTTCTAAATGACAAAGGGAAAAGGAGATAGTGCGGGCAggcttgattggctgaatggcctactcctgctttgtTCTTGCTGATCAAATAGCTGAAAAACATATTGTGAACTCTTCCAAGAGTTTTCTTAATTGTTAATTTTTCCTCTAATGATACCACCTTCTGTTGTCTCAGTTTGAAGAGAGTTAACTTAAGGTCATGTTCTGCCCAAAAAAAAATCCAGAAGTTTGAATTAAGCAACTTTAATACatgtttcttccccactgtttcaTTTCAATTCAAATGAGCAACTTTGAATGAACAGAAGCAGTTATGTTGTGTTCTGTAGAAGGGTAATTTggattcaaaacattaactctactccacagatgctgccagaccggtttTTAAAATCAAGCAGAATGTTTTCATGGACATTCTGCATTAACACAGCTTCAGTGCCCAAGAAATTAATGAAAGGAAATATATAATAAATAATATCACACACAATGAAAATGAACAAATGCATGATATCAAAACAATTGTCActgcatttaaaacaaaaataattgtttGTAAGTATTGAACATACTGATTTTAACGCTGTCACTTTTTCTCGAAGGCCCTCTGTTAATTTATCATTTTCCTCTTCATACACATTGTAACCACTTCCTGTGtaggcaggaggtccttcccctGAGGAGTGGGTAAGAGATGAAAGAATTAATTATGTACAGATAAAACACTGATATTTTATCTTTATAAGGTTAAAACTGGTTCCTAAACACAAGAATGTTTATTTTGTGTAAGAAAATGTTTAATTCATtcttgagatgtgggcattgctggcgaggccggtatttgttgtccatcccgaaTTGCACTTgaaaaggtgctggtgagctgccttcttgaaccactacaatcCACTTGATGTAGGTCCACCCCTGTGCTATTAAGGAGGGAACCTTCAGGATTTtggcacagtgaaggaacggaaatatatttccaaatcaggttgGTGTGTGACTTGGCTGGAaatttacaggtggtggtgttcccttacgctagctgcccttgtccttctagatggtagatgtGGTGGCGAAGGTGTattgaaggaaccttggcgagttgctgcagcttatcttgtatatggtacacgctgctgctattgtggaagagggagcgaatatttgtgggtggggtgctgaccaagtgggcagctttgtcctggatgttgtcgagCTTCGTGAGTGGTACTGGAGatgtattcatccaggcaagtggagagtattccatcaaacccCTGACTTGTAGGcggtggacaggttttgaggagtcaggagatgattactcgccacagaattcccagcctctgaccagcttgtagttcagtttctggtcaataaaaACCCCACAATTACAACAGTGGAGGATTAAATCATGACAATGCCAacgaatgtcatggggagatggttggattctcacgttttggagatggtcattgcctggcaattgtgtggtgtgaatgttacttgccagttatcagccaagcctgaatgttgactAGATCTTGCATATGGGCATGGATGGTTTTATTAcccgaggagttgcaaatggtgttaTCAGCAAACTTCCCTAATTCTGCccttatggagggaaggtcattgatgaagcagctggagatggttgggcctaggacactatcctgaggaactcctgcagtgatgcactgggattgagatgattgacctccaatcaccgcaaccattttcctttgtgccagatatgattccaaccagtggaaagctttctccaattcccattgactctagttttgccagggctccttgaagacacactcactcaaatgctgccttgatgttaaaggTGGTCACCCTTACCAcatctcttgagttcagctctttttccatgtttggaccaaggctgtaatgacgtCAGGAGTTCAGTGACCATCTGGCAAAGTCAAAATGAGCGTcaatgagcaagtgctgcttgagagCAATGCAatgattctctgaaagagcactctacccaagtccATTCTTCCGCCCAATTCCagtaacctaaccttcacatccctagataggggcaatttagcatggccaatgcacctaacctgcacatctttagactatgggaggaaactggagcacccggaggtaacccacgcagacacagggagaacgtgcaaactccatacagacaaggCCAAAAttaaacccaagtccctggcactgtgaggcactgCTAGCTACTGTATCaccatgccagtgttgtagctctactgaaacagcttggctaggggcgcagTTAGTTCTGGGGTACAAGTCTTCAGTCCTATTGCTAGAATGTTGGCAAGGCCAgtggcctttgcagtatctagtgcTTTCAgatatttcttgatatcacgtggagcggATTGAATTTGCTGGCGACTATGATGCTGTGGATTTCAGGAGGAGGCCGGAatggatcatccatttggcacttctggttgaacATTGTTGCAAAGCTACAGCCTTATCTTtttcactgatgtgttgggttcgTACATCATGGAGTATAGCGATATTTGAGGAGCCTCCTCATCCAGTGAGTTGCTTTAATGCCCACCGCCTTTCACCACTGATATGACAGGACGACAGAGCTTAGGTCTGAGCCATTAGTTCGGAGATCGCTCAGCTCTGCCTTTCTCATGCTGCTTCTATTGTTTGGCATGCAATAAtcatgtgttgtagcttcaccaggttgacacctcatttttcagtatgcctgctgCTGCTCTTGGCAttcccctcctgcactcttcacaaTATAAACCTTCTTTAAAATTCAGAATCAATTTTTACAAActgtaataatgaaataactttCTACGTTGCCAGATTATTTTCAGGCATGTTATATTGATCCTTCTATCACTATGATATTATCAATTTTGTATTTAGCAACACAAAACAACAAAACTAGTTTTCTGGACAATTTGATACCGGCTCCAATTCtccattggctggaattctcctgcggttgggattctcttttctcgCTGGCAGCGTACCACTGCCAGTGGGTTTCGCGGcaggcgtggggtggtttcaatgggaaatcccattgacaagtggcgggaagatagaatcccgccaccagcgagcgATGTACCACCCAGAAACACATGGCCGGGGGACCAGAAAATACAGCCGATTATCTCTTTCAGCCCCTCAAGTTACTTTATCCTGTGCTGTCGACTGCTTGTCTAACATATAATTCTTGGATTTGTGGTAATTAAATCCAATTTTACATTGGCAAGATTGAAGCCAACATTGACCCTTGCCTAAATTCCAAACCCCACTCAGATTACTGTCCCAGATAAGCAGACTGTTCATAAACCCGTTGAAATCTGAATTGAGCATATAAACCCTACCCTCTCCATTATAAGAGCAACCTAATTCCCCATTTGCAACATTGGCTGTCATCACCCTTACCTCAACCTATATGTTGCTGAAACCTACATATTTGTCACCTCTggccttgactattccaatgctctcttAGCTGATTTTGCATCTTCAAATGCTCCATAATCTAAAAGTCATCCTGCAGTCTACCACTTATCAAGTCCCACTCACCTGGCATAGTTTCTCACTAGTCCATACTGGCTCATGGTCCCAAAGAAGCCTCAGCTTTAATCTTCTCATTGCTGCATTGAAATCTGTAtttccacggtagcatggtggtgggcagcacggtagcatggtggttagcataaatgcttcacagctccagggtcccaggttcgattcccggctgggtcactgtctgtgcggagtctgcacgtcctccccgtgtgtgcgtgggtttcctccgggtgctccggtttcctcccacagtccaaagatgtgcgggataggtggattggccaggctaaaattgcccatagtgtccgaaaaaataaggttaatgggggttgttgggttactggtatagggtggatacgtgggcttgagtagggtgatcattgctcggcacaacatcgagggccgaagggcctgttctgtgctgtactgttctaaatcttcaACCTGCCCTACAGCATTAATTCTTCAAACTCTGGCTTTGTGTGCATACCTCAATCTTCAGCGAGTGCATCTTCAACTACCTCTGCCCCTCAAGTATGCCTCAACTTATCATTTTCCTTTGAGATCATCCTTAGGCAACCTATTATCAAAATCGGGAGAGACTTTGGGATTATCcgatgtagagggatctgggtgtcctcgtgcatgagtctgcaggtgcaacaggtaataaggaaagcaaatggaacgtTGGCATTTAAagcaaaaggaattgaatataaatGGAAGGATgcattgttgcaactatacaaggcattagtaagaccacacctggagtattgtgcacgatacttatttgaggaaagatgtagtggcattggaggcagtttagaggaAGTTCACTAGATTAATTCCAGAGATGAACAGCTTAGGCCTATGCtctctagagttcagaagaatgagggagatctAATTCAGATAAACAAGATCCGATAAGGTATGGATAAAAtaatggggcattctaaaacgagaggccATAATCTTAGGATGAggtgtagcaaatttaaaacaaatttgaggaaaacctcttttcccaaagggttgtgaatctgtggaattcgctaccccaccCAGAATTTGGTGGATGTAGGgatagtgagtaaatttgaggagttagacaaatttttaattggtaatgggttgaagggttatggagaataggCAGGACGGTggggttgaggccaggatgggatcagccatgatcacattgagcatgtttaggctcgggaggctaaattgcctactcccgctcctaggtTGTGTTctggggaggagatgctctggccgattttgcaatccagctgttGGTCTGTAAcactgtaggtagcagatgaggaacatatcagccatgacagaATGGTccacagacttgatggactgaatggcccaattttgctcctatatcttatgaacttaaaaCCAAAATAGTTAATTTCTGATCATCACTTTAGAACATCTTTCTTTGATTTAGCATCCATTTTTTCCTGTTTCTGGGTCATTTCTGGAGACATTTTACTACAAGATTTATACAAACCAAAAGGTTGAAATTCAGTAGTCTATGCAATTGTTCAGTTATATAACTTCTTCCAAATGCGCAATAGATTTGAATTTCATATGTAGCAGTCTTTCATACATATTGCAACTGATTGTTCAGAAATGATGTGGTTTGCAGGTACGGTTTTACAGAAAAGGTTCCACAGGAGCGGCTCCTCCTCCCAATCTACAAGGTAACTTGTTTATTTTCTATAAATCCAATCAATAATACTGCAGTTAACTGATGGCCTGGGACCTGTGTTCCATAAAATGTGTGCCGTCTACAACCATCATTTAAATTCGAGTTTTTGTGTCAAATGCTTGGCATTCTGGTCTTACCCAACCCCGCACGTCTCATTTCTCCGGCGGTCTGATTGAATTCTGGCCCTCCTGCGAGTATATCCTTCCAGGTATAGGAGAGTGGATACAAGAACGCTCTTGTTCGCTGAACTCTAGTCTCTGACTTCCTTGCAGCGCCACGACATCAATGAGCCTGCAAAGGGGGGGGCGGTGCTGGGCGCGCGCCGGCATTCTGGGAG
It encodes:
- the bet1 gene encoding BET1 homolog; translated protein: MRRAGLGEGPPAYTGSGYNVYEEENDKLTEGLREKVTALKSLSIDIGTEVKYHNKLLDEMDTGFESTGGLLGATMGRLKHLSRGSQTKLICYLMLFAFFVFFVLYWVIKLR